One Myxococcota bacterium DNA segment encodes these proteins:
- a CDS encoding type II secretion system protein, translating into MKRGFTIVELVLSIAILGVIAFAVAPGIKAAVDNYVLITTRRQGVTEARNAMERMIRELRLLPASAQLTNIAATYVVFQYPVGTTILYYSYAGGLYRNSDLLLSNITSLNFAYYDQSGVVTATPANVRSIEISLTTDLPYTLRTRVFMPNTGNEYQGFSQQ; encoded by the coding sequence ATGAAACGCGGATTTACCATTGTCGAGCTCGTTTTAAGCATCGCCATTTTAGGCGTTATCGCTTTTGCGGTAGCACCTGGCATTAAGGCAGCAGTCGATAACTACGTCTTAATTACCACGCGAAGACAAGGTGTTACCGAAGCTCGAAACGCCATGGAGCGCATGATTCGCGAGTTAAGGCTCTTGCCAGCCAGCGCTCAATTAACCAACATCGCTGCTACATATGTGGTCTTTCAATACCCGGTAGGAACTACCATTCTCTACTATAGCTACGCAGGCGGTTTATATCGGAACTCAGACTTGCTACTCTCCAATATTACTAGCCTCAATTTTGCCTATTACGACCAATCCGGCGTGGTTACCGCCACACCCGCCAACGTACGCAGCATTGAAATTAGCCTTACCACCGATTTACCCTACACCTTACGCACACGCGTATTCATGCCCAATACCGGCAACGAATATCAAGGGTTTAGCCAACAATGA